The window TCTCGCTGAATCAGCTGCTTTCGACCATGATGAAGGAAGCGGAGAACATGCCTAAGGAGATGCTTATCGAAATGTTGGATACAGCGTACCAATCCTCTTGCGAAGCGGTTCTTGCCACCAATGAACTAATGGATTGGGGGCGGAGTCTGAATGGGGCGATGCACCCTGCGATGAAGGAAGTGAACATCGCTTCCTGTATCCAAAGCGCCATACGGCTTTTGACCACCTTGGCCGACGAGCGAGGGGTGTTCATCTCCCAATCGGGCATTTTCGAGGTCCAGGCCTTCTGCGACGAACGCATGGTAGGCACTGTCGCTCGAAACTTGATCGCCGCGGCGTTGAGCTTCACGGCAGAGGCCGGCACGGTCCGAGTGAGCTCGGCCGTATCCGGAGAGAAGATCGCCGTGTCGGTGGTAGGCGATGGCAGAAGCCTCAGGCCCAAGGAGATCGCCTATTTGCGCGAGGCTGCGGGAGCCGGGATCGAATTTTCATCCCCGGCAGAACGACAGGCCTTTTCCGCGGTTCGTATCGCGAGTCATATGCTGGATTCCATGGGAAGCAGCTTGGAGGTGAGAAACGTGGGCGATCGGCGGACCGCCTTTTCCTTTTCTCTGCCTATGGCGTCTTTAGAGAGCTAGTGGATGCCGATTCGAGCATGAGGGTAGTCCGATCTGAGGCTCAAAGTCTTGCTGCGGTTTGATCGCTGAACGAGTTG of the Pelagicoccus sp. SDUM812003 genome contains:
- a CDS encoding response regulator — translated: MKTETPFNSPDLQTEPIAVLVVDDSVHDFRSLTVMINSQADKDYAFTWARNSEEAESKLEESNFDLVAMDYNLGLELGTEAIERLAKRYPEPAYILVTGNQDPDVYKEGIRVGAVNFVQKNAQCGQVFDRTAQFSIERQRSENALKLANASKDWVMSLLETDLASPLFSLNQLLSTMMKEAENMPKEMLIEMLDTAYQSSCEAVLATNELMDWGRSLNGAMHPAMKEVNIASCIQSAIRLLTTLADERGVFISQSGIFEVQAFCDERMVGTVARNLIAAALSFTAEAGTVRVSSAVSGEKIAVSVVGDGRSLRPKEIAYLREAAGAGIEFSSPAERQAFSAVRIASHMLDSMGSSLEVRNVGDRRTAFSFSLPMASLES